One region of Zingiber officinale cultivar Zhangliang chromosome 7B, Zo_v1.1, whole genome shotgun sequence genomic DNA includes:
- the LOC122004183 gene encoding potassium channel KAT3-like, producing MIQNIKSTTMLISSSNYLQHFCNKGFSLDHKEFHTDNDLFPSLGATINQTIKHGKHIISPNDPHYRLWEMFMILLVLYSAWICPFEFAFLKYLPSEIFLVDNIVNSIFAIDITLTFFVAYVDHKSYLLVDNHKRIAIRYLSTWFIFDACSTFPFHTISLFFNRHGNSLGLQLLSMLRLWRLHRVSSLFARLEKDIRLNYFWTRCIKLLSVTLFAVHCSACFNYMIAERYPDPKITWIGAVIPNFKEISLWIRYVTAIYWSITTLTTTGYGDLHAENTREMLFDICYMLFNLGLTAYLIGNMTNLVVHGTYCTKKFRDTIQAASEFVSRNKFPKHIEEQMLSDICLKFKTEELKQQKILDCLPKAIRSSIAKHLFLPIVQKAYIFQGVSLNLIFQLVSAMQAEYFAPNEDVILQKETPTDLYIIVSGSVEMIAYSGGTEQVHGKVTAGGVFGEIGVLCKVPQPFTIKTIELSQILRLDRTALFDIIQESKEDATIIMQNLNQVHLIFDNTA from the exons ATGATACAAAACATCAAGAGCACAACCATGTTGATCTCTTCCTCAAACTACTTGCAGCATTTTTGCAATAAGGGTTTCAGCTTGGATCACAAAGAATTCCACACAGATAATGATCTTTTTCCATCACTTGGAGCCACGAtaaatcaaacaatcaaacaCGGGAAGCACATTATATCCCCAAACGATCCTCATTACAG GCTATGGGAGATGTTTATGATACTTCTTGTTCTCTACTCAGCTTGGATCTGCCCATTTGAGTTTGCATTTCTGAAATACTTGCCAAGTGAAATTTTCCTTGTGGACAACATAGTCAATAGCATTTTCGCTATTGACATCACATTGACCTTCTTTGTTGCTTATGTTGATCACAAATCCTACCTCCTTGTTGACAATCACAAGAGAATCGCTATCAG GTACCTATCCACCTGGTTCATCTTTGATGCATGTTCAACATTTCCTTTTCATACAATAAGCCTCTTCTTCAATAGACATGGCAATAGCCTTGGCCTCCAACTTCTTAGCATGCTTAGACTCTGGCGATTGCACCGTGTCAGTTCCCTGTTTGCCAG ACTTGAGAAGGATATTAGACTCAATTATTTCTGGACACGGTGCATAAAACTCTTATCA GTGACTCTTTTTGCAGTTCACTGTTCTGCATGCTTTAACTATATGATTGCCGAAAGATACCCAGATCCAAAAATAACATGGATAGGTGCAGTCATTCCAAATTTCAAGGAAATTAGTCTCTGGATCAGATATGTAACAGCAATATACTGGTCCATTACAACACTGACAACTACAGGCTATGGCGACCTGCATGCAGAAAACACAAGAGAAATGTTGTTTGATATTTGCTACATGCTCTTTAATCTGGGCTTGACAGCTTACCTCATTGGAAATATGACAAACCTTGTTGTCCATGGGACCTATTGCACAAAAAAATTT AGAGACACCATCCAAGCTGCTTCTGAATTTGTATCAAGAAATAAGTTTCCAAAACACATAGAAGAGCAGATGCTATCTGACATTTGCTTAAAGTTCAAGACAGAGGAACTCAAACAGCAAAAGATTCTAGATTGTCTCCCAAAAGCCATTCGATCAAGCATAGCCAAGCATTTGTTCCTTCCCATTGTTCAAAAAGCATACATTTTCCAGGGGGTCTCACTTAATCTCATTTTTCAATTG GTGTCGGCAATGCAAGCTGAGTATTTTGCACCGAATGAAGACGTGATACTCCAGAAAGAAACACCCACAGATCTATATATTATAGTATCAGGATCAGTG GAGATGATAGCATATTCAGGAGGAACAGAACAA GTACATGGGAAGGTAACCGCAGGAGGAGTATTTGGGGAGATAGGAGTTCTGTGTAAAGTTCCACAGCCGTTCACCATCAAAACCATTGAACTATCCCAAATTCTCAGACTTGATAGGACTGCACTTTTTGACATCATTCAGGAAAGCAAAGAAGATGCAACTATTATCATGCAAAACCTTAACCAGGTACATTTAATATTTGACAACACAGCTTAG
- the LOC122003588 gene encoding gibberellin 2-beta-dioxygenase 3-like: MVVLANTIPLLRSPKAGAYFSSVPVVDLSDPGAAEAIVSACGEFGFFKVAGHGIPMELMQRLELEALRFFHSPQAEKEKAGVANPFGYGNKRIGPNGDVGWVEYLLFAVTADPSAYACMDYSFRSALMEYLLGVRKLGSEVLELMADGLKLKQREALSNLVLGDESDGLIRLNHYPKFPLLERLNCSLTGFGEHTDPQLISILRSNNSTGLQISLRDGSWVSVPPDNESFFIIVGDTLQVLTNGRFKSVRHRVLANGSKSRVSMIYFFGPAPTEKIVPLGEVMGEGAEPSKYREFTWSEYKKAAYKTKLGDYRLGQFEK; the protein is encoded by the exons ATGGTGGTCTTGGCCAACACCATCCCCCTCCTCCGCTCTCCCAAGGCCGGTGCCTACTTCTCCAGCGTTCCCGTCGTGGACCTCTCCGATCCCGGCGCCGCGGAGGCAATCGTGAGCGCCTGCGGGGAGTTCGGCTTCTTCAAGGTCGCCGGTCACGGCATTCCCATGGAGCTCATGCAGCGGCTGGAGTTGGAGGCGCTCCGCTTCTTCCACTCGCCGCAGGCTGAGAAGGAGAAGGCCGGCGTGGCCAACCCGTTCGGCTACGGCAATAAGCGAATTGGTCCCAATGGCGACGTCGGCTGGGTGGAGTACCTACTCTTTGCCGTCACCGCCGATCCCTCCGCTTACGCTTGCATGGACTACTCTTTTCG CTCGGCTTTGATGGAGTACTTGCTGGGTGTGAGGAAGCTCGGTAGTGAGGTTCTGGAACTAATGGCCGACGGGTTAAAGCTCAAACAAAGAGAGGCTCTCAGCAATCTAGTGCTGGGAGATGAAAGTGATGGACTCATTAGGCTGAATCACTACCCGAAATTTCCTTTGCTGGAGAGGCTCAATTGCAGCTTGACAGGGTTCGGCGAACACACGGATCCCCAACTGATTTCCATACTGAGGTCGAACAACAGCACGGGGCTACAAATTTCGCTGAGAGACGGGAGCTGGGTCTCAGTCCCACCGGACAACGAGTCCTTCTTCATCATCGTCGGCGACACTCTCCAG GTGCTGACGAATGGGAGGTTCAAGAGCGTGAGGCACAGGGTGTTGGCCAACGGATCTAAGTCGCGGGTGTCGATGATCTACTTCTTTGGGCCTGCGCCGACGGAGAAGATTGTGCCATTAGGAGAGGTGATGGGAGAGGGAGCAGAACCGAGCAAGTACAGAGAGTTCACATGGAGCGAGTACAAGAAGGCTGCCTACAAGACAAAACTGGGGGACTACAGGTTGGGCCAGTTCGAGAAGTAG